A window from Solanum stenotomum isolate F172 chromosome 7, ASM1918654v1, whole genome shotgun sequence encodes these proteins:
- the LOC125869949 gene encoding uncharacterized protein LOC125869949: MDYDDLCIHPNIDMPVGYKPPKFDMFDEKGDPHAHLRAYYDKLVGVGRNEKLKMRLFIRSLSGEALTWYTRQHPRKWCDWQEMVEDFMTRFRFNIEITADRFSLANIQKKPSKNFQEYARCWRTEAARVQPTLDESELSKYFIRAQEGIYFDKMMSMMGQKFVELVKMGDFIEEGVKSGKIQSMVSLQAASRAIQSSSIGGIKKKREDVSAVTYQQGGPSHRYPNNPQITMHTSYVPVYNTQPHYNPL; the protein is encoded by the coding sequence ATGGATTATGATGACTTGTGCATTCATCCAAACATTGACATGCCGGTAGGGTACAAACCACCGAAGTTTGACATGTTCGATGAAAAGGGTGACCCTCACGCACATTTAAGGGCATACTATGACAAATTAGTCGGTGTTGGGAGAAATGAGAAGTTGAAGATGAGGTTGTTCATTCGGAGTCTGTCTGGAGAAGCATTAACCTGGTATACCCGCCAACACCCTCGCAAATGGTGTGACTGGCAGGAAATGGTTGAGGACTTCATGACTCGTTTTAGATTCAATATTGAAATTACTGCTGACAGATTCTCATTGGCCAATATACAGAAGAAGCCATCTAAGAATTTCCAGGAATATGCACGATGTTGGAGAACTGAGGCCGCAAGGGTGCAACCAACACTAGATGAGAGTGAGCTTTCGAAGTACTTTATTCGTGCTCAAGAAGGCATCTACTTCGACAAGATGATGTCAATGATGGGTCAGAAGTTTGTAGAATTGGTCAAGATGGGAGACTTTATAGAAGAAGGTGTTAAATCTGGGAAGATTCAGTCTATGGTCTCATTGCAAGCTGCAAGTAGGGCTATACAATCGAGTTCCATTGGCGGcatcaaaaagaaaagggagGATGTTTCTGCTGTCACCTACCAACAAGGAGGACCATCCCACCGATACCCCAATAATCCCCAAATCACTATGCATACTTCATACGTCCCAGTGTATAATACCCAACCACACTATAATCCACTCTGA